One Alkalicoccus halolimnae DNA segment encodes these proteins:
- a CDS encoding NfeD family protein: MRNMRIILYFLLIAAGFTLMSFSTSMAQDAGEGRTVYFVPVEETVERGLEAFLSRAIETAEEENVDHIVFEMNTPGGRVDAAGEIAKLVRESEIPTTAYIVREAMSAGAYISLNADEIVMQPGTEMGSAQVIDGTGSAADDKAQSAWLGNMRSAAELNDRDPQYALAMADPAIEIEDLGLEEGQLLTLTSSEALSVGYAEAIAEDREELLEYLELEGAEEMEFELSLAEQIARIVTHPIVIPILLSVGGLGLVLELYSPGFGIPGIMGASALFLFFFGHTVAGFAGLESLILFIVGAGLLVLEVFSPSFGIFGILGLGAILGSLVMSSFSTVNIIISFVIAILVTLAGLIILIKYIDRAGPMKRVVLTDATTSDLGYVSNVTREELKGSTGEALTVLRPSGSALINEERLDVVSEGGYIEQGRKIKVISVNGSRIVVREVSNQEMN; this comes from the coding sequence GTGCGGAATATGAGAATTATCCTATACTTTTTGCTGATAGCTGCGGGATTTACACTCATGTCTTTTTCCACCTCTATGGCCCAGGATGCAGGTGAAGGCAGAACAGTTTATTTTGTTCCAGTTGAAGAAACGGTGGAACGAGGGCTGGAAGCTTTTCTATCGAGGGCAATAGAGACTGCTGAAGAAGAAAATGTGGATCACATTGTGTTTGAAATGAACACCCCCGGAGGGCGGGTTGATGCTGCCGGAGAAATCGCTAAATTAGTACGTGAGTCAGAAATACCAACCACAGCTTACATTGTTAGAGAAGCTATGTCGGCTGGTGCCTATATCTCTTTAAATGCAGATGAAATTGTTATGCAGCCCGGGACAGAAATGGGCTCCGCTCAAGTTATAGACGGAACAGGCTCTGCAGCCGATGATAAGGCGCAGTCTGCCTGGCTGGGAAACATGCGTTCCGCTGCTGAATTAAATGACCGTGATCCCCAGTACGCTCTTGCAATGGCCGACCCGGCCATAGAGATCGAAGACCTGGGACTTGAAGAAGGACAGCTTCTTACTCTTACATCTTCTGAAGCATTATCTGTCGGTTACGCAGAAGCAATAGCCGAAGATAGAGAGGAGCTTTTGGAATATTTAGAGCTTGAAGGCGCTGAGGAAATGGAATTTGAACTAAGTCTTGCTGAACAGATTGCAAGAATCGTTACTCACCCAATTGTTATACCAATTCTTCTTTCAGTAGGCGGGCTAGGGCTTGTTCTTGAATTGTATTCACCTGGATTCGGTATTCCCGGTATTATGGGTGCTTCAGCCCTGTTTCTATTCTTCTTTGGTCATACAGTAGCCGGTTTTGCAGGCCTGGAATCCTTAATTTTGTTTATAGTAGGCGCAGGTCTTCTCGTATTGGAGGTTTTTTCTCCCAGCTTCGGGATATTTGGTATTTTAGGACTGGGAGCTATTCTGGGAAGCCTGGTTATGAGTTCCTTTTCAACGGTTAACATTATAATTTCTTTTGTTATTGCAATCCTCGTTACACTTGCAGGACTTATTATCCTTATAAAGTATATTGATAGAGCGGGTCCTATGAAAAGGGTAGTGCTGACAGATGCTACTACTTCAGATCTTGGATATGTTTCCAACGTGACGAGGGAAGAATTGAAAGGAAGCACTGGTGAAGCACTGACTGTCCTTCGACCTTCCGGCTCTGCGCTTATTAACGAAGAACGTCTTGACGTAGTGTCAGAGGGAGGATATATTGAACAAGGCAGGAAAATAAAGGTCATTTCCGTAAACGGCTCCCGTATCGTTGTTCGGGAAGTATCGAATCAGGAAATGAATTAA
- the floA gene encoding flotillin-like protein FloA (flotillin-like protein involved in membrane lipid rafts): MQDQIGVFIVLGVILIGVVILFTFVPVALWISAWAAGVKVGIFQLVGMRLRRVIPHRVVNPLIKAVKAGLDISTNKLEGHYLAGGNVDRVVNALIAAQRANIELTFERCAAIDLAGRDVLEAVQMSVNPKVIETPFIAGVAMDGIEVKAKARITVRANIDRLVGGAGEDTVIARVGEGIVSTIGSANSHAAVLENPDMISQTVLKKGLDAGTAFEILSIDIADIDIGKNIGAGLQTDQAEADKKIAQAKAEERRAMAVAEEQEMKARVEEMRAKVVEAEAEVPLAMSEALREGNLGVMDYMNYNNVKADTDMRDSIGRATSNSEEETTEQVDTKRRQ, translated from the coding sequence ATGCAGGACCAGATTGGAGTATTTATAGTCCTTGGTGTTATCCTTATCGGAGTTGTCATTCTATTTACTTTTGTTCCGGTAGCACTATGGATTTCCGCATGGGCAGCAGGTGTTAAAGTTGGTATTTTCCAGCTTGTAGGTATGAGGCTCCGCCGGGTAATACCTCACCGCGTAGTCAATCCGCTGATCAAAGCAGTAAAAGCAGGCCTTGACATCAGCACGAACAAATTGGAAGGACACTATCTCGCTGGAGGAAACGTCGACCGCGTAGTAAACGCGCTGATTGCAGCACAGCGTGCCAATATCGAGCTGACGTTTGAACGATGTGCAGCAATTGACCTTGCCGGACGTGACGTTCTCGAAGCAGTACAGATGAGTGTTAATCCTAAAGTTATTGAAACGCCTTTCATTGCTGGTGTAGCGATGGATGGGATCGAAGTAAAAGCGAAAGCACGAATTACAGTCCGGGCAAATATTGACCGCCTTGTAGGTGGTGCAGGTGAAGATACAGTTATTGCCCGTGTAGGTGAAGGCATTGTATCGACTATTGGTTCGGCCAACAGCCACGCAGCTGTCCTTGAAAATCCGGACATGATTTCACAGACGGTACTTAAAAAAGGGTTAGATGCTGGAACGGCTTTTGAAATCCTCTCGATCGACATCGCAGATATTGATATCGGCAAGAACATTGGTGCCGGACTGCAGACGGATCAGGCAGAGGCAGACAAGAAAATTGCCCAGGCTAAAGCAGAGGAACGCCGTGCGATGGCAGTAGCAGAAGAGCAGGAAATGAAAGCTCGAGTAGAAGAGATGCGTGCGAAAGTTGTGGAAGCAGAAGCGGAAGTACCGCTTGCTATGTCTGAAGCACTTCGTGAAGGTAATCTTGGTGTAATGGATTACATGAATTACAATAATGTGAAAGCTGATACTGATATGCGTGATTCCATTGGCCGTGCAACGAGCAACAGCGAAGAAGAAACAACAGAGCAGGTAGATACCAAGCGCAGACAGTAA
- a CDS encoding PhoH family protein has translation MTQINRTIAIPAEDANEVQALFGPNDKHLERLEAAFHSDLVTRGQDIIVHTDEQTADKIEKILLMLLQLIRKGIRIHERDVAYAAQLAKKDMLGEMADLYEDQITVNVKGKPILAKTLGQRHYVSSIRKNDIVFGIGPAGTGKTYLAVVLAVHALKEGQVKRIVLTRPAVEAGENLGFLPGDLKEKVDPYLRPLYDALHEVFGVEHTARLVERGTIEIAPLAYMRGRTLDDAFIILDEAQNTTPEQVKMFLTRLGFGSKMVVTGDLTQIDLPKGKQSGLKTSLRILNDVDGISFIHLQSADVVRHSLVQRIIDAYDREDKKEDNNS, from the coding sequence TTGACGCAGATAAATAGAACAATAGCTATACCTGCAGAGGATGCCAATGAAGTGCAGGCATTGTTCGGCCCGAATGATAAACATCTGGAGCGGCTGGAAGCAGCTTTTCATTCGGATCTTGTAACAAGAGGTCAGGATATAATTGTTCACACTGACGAACAAACAGCTGATAAAATAGAAAAGATACTGCTGATGCTGCTTCAGCTTATCCGAAAAGGTATAAGAATACATGAAAGAGATGTGGCATATGCAGCACAGCTGGCTAAAAAAGATATGCTCGGTGAAATGGCTGATCTTTATGAAGATCAAATTACAGTTAATGTGAAGGGAAAGCCGATTCTCGCAAAGACTCTCGGACAGCGTCACTATGTTTCGTCTATCCGTAAAAACGATATAGTGTTCGGAATCGGTCCTGCCGGTACCGGTAAAACATATCTTGCGGTAGTGCTGGCTGTTCATGCTTTAAAAGAAGGTCAGGTAAAGCGTATCGTTCTTACAAGACCGGCTGTAGAGGCAGGCGAAAATCTTGGGTTTCTACCGGGTGATCTGAAAGAAAAAGTCGATCCTTACCTGCGTCCGCTGTATGATGCCCTTCATGAAGTTTTCGGGGTGGAGCACACAGCAAGGCTTGTGGAGAGAGGAACAATTGAAATTGCACCACTGGCCTATATGAGGGGCCGCACTCTCGATGATGCTTTTATTATTCTGGATGAAGCTCAGAACACGACTCCAGAGCAGGTAAAGATGTTTTTGACGAGGCTTGGTTTTGGCTCAAAAATGGTGGTGACCGGAGATTTAACCCAAATTGATCTCCCAAAAGGAAAACAGTCCGGGTTGAAAACTTCTCTTAGAATTCTAAACGACGTAGATGGTATTTCATTTATTCATCTCCAATCAGCAGATGTAGTAAGGCATTCCCTTGTTCAGCGTATAATTGATGCATACGACAGGGAAGATAAGAAAGAGGATAACAACAGTTAG
- a CDS encoding HD family phosphohydrolase, with protein MANRSSIDQHTWWNKIKNHRYIRFILFCLLGLVTFGLLFSNVIPQTVDIESGNVATDSIRSPVTVENKAETERLQQEAIDSVEPAYSLNPRYADNQIERLNDVFASVRLVQLEIRDQRGELTSIGDGGSETEDQQRVWSEEEQIQELRDRISPEIAEQLSDDVMLTFLESSSEELQIAQETSTSAVHDVMSEEVSLAQVETARDLAEEKVRLVSVRGTLEEAMAQLTRHTVTANFMIDEDATLEAREAAAESVEPVLIREGELLVEEGQVITSDVYDQLTLAGLTNDTSVYTPYFGLALLIFLMMFLLSYYLNDANTTLKSNNTHLLLFMLIYTVTLSVMKLTSFLQPLDPDGIAYVVPAAAGTMLVSMLLQSRVALFMSFLLGIAAGIMFNYHTTAIMDYSFALYVFFSGVAGVFFLSKSNHISRMLKTGTLIAAVNVTIASALLLLKGVPITLVETGIYTGSAVAGGYIAIILAVGLLPFFEAGFGILSTSKLIELSNPNHPLLRKILLEAPGTYHHSVVVANLAEGACEAIGANGLLARVGAYYHDIGKTKRPQFFIENQMRISNPHDKIAPKVSASIIIAHPYDGAEMLKKYRLPKEIIDIAEQHHGTTQLKYFYFKAREKSTDVKESDYRYPGPKAQTKESAVLGVADSVEAAVRSMQAPTQEKIEELVKKIINDRLEDGQFDECDLTLKELHTAYVSICESLKGTFHSRIDYPDEKDLPKVEGEN; from the coding sequence TTGGCAAACAGATCTTCGATTGATCAGCATACGTGGTGGAATAAAATTAAAAACCACAGATATATCCGTTTTATTCTTTTCTGCCTGCTGGGGCTCGTTACCTTTGGGCTGTTATTTTCGAATGTTATACCGCAGACTGTAGATATTGAATCCGGCAATGTGGCTACTGACAGCATCCGTTCTCCAGTAACTGTGGAAAACAAGGCAGAAACAGAACGGCTTCAACAGGAAGCTATAGACAGCGTAGAGCCAGCTTATTCGCTGAACCCCCGCTATGCTGACAATCAGATAGAAAGACTGAATGATGTCTTCGCCTCTGTACGTCTTGTACAGCTTGAAATCCGCGACCAAAGAGGAGAACTTACAAGTATAGGTGATGGAGGCAGTGAAACGGAAGACCAGCAGCGGGTATGGTCGGAAGAGGAGCAGATACAGGAGTTAAGAGATAGAATATCACCGGAAATTGCTGAACAGCTATCTGACGATGTAATGCTGACTTTTCTGGAATCTTCTTCTGAAGAACTTCAGATAGCCCAGGAAACTTCAACAAGTGCGGTTCACGATGTAATGTCGGAAGAAGTAAGTCTTGCCCAGGTAGAAACAGCACGGGACCTCGCTGAAGAAAAAGTTAGGCTGGTCTCTGTCCGGGGCACACTGGAAGAAGCAATGGCACAGTTAACCCGTCACACTGTTACAGCCAATTTCATGATTGATGAAGACGCTACTCTTGAAGCTAGAGAAGCTGCTGCAGAAAGCGTGGAGCCTGTACTTATTAGAGAAGGCGAACTTCTCGTAGAAGAAGGTCAGGTTATCACCTCCGATGTTTACGATCAACTAACACTCGCTGGATTAACTAATGATACTTCTGTATACACTCCTTACTTCGGTCTGGCATTGTTAATTTTTCTTATGATGTTCTTATTGTCCTATTATTTAAACGATGCTAATACGACTCTGAAATCGAATAACACGCATTTGCTGCTTTTTATGCTCATTTATACTGTTACACTGTCAGTAATGAAACTCACAAGCTTTTTACAGCCTCTTGATCCTGATGGAATCGCCTACGTTGTTCCTGCAGCAGCAGGAACGATGCTTGTGTCGATGCTCCTGCAGTCAAGAGTAGCTTTATTTATGAGCTTTCTTCTTGGTATAGCAGCAGGTATCATGTTTAATTATCATACAACGGCAATCATGGACTATTCTTTTGCACTATACGTTTTTTTCAGCGGCGTGGCAGGAGTGTTTTTTCTCAGCAAATCAAACCATATTTCCAGGATGTTAAAAACAGGAACGTTAATAGCGGCTGTAAATGTTACAATAGCCTCTGCCCTGCTTTTACTTAAAGGCGTGCCTATTACGCTTGTTGAGACAGGAATTTACACAGGCTCTGCCGTAGCAGGAGGGTATATTGCAATTATTCTCGCTGTTGGTCTGCTCCCCTTTTTCGAAGCGGGATTCGGTATTTTATCTACTTCAAAACTGATTGAGCTTTCGAATCCCAACCATCCTTTGTTAAGAAAGATTCTTCTCGAAGCACCTGGAACTTATCATCACAGTGTGGTAGTAGCTAATCTAGCTGAAGGAGCTTGTGAAGCTATCGGGGCAAATGGTCTCCTCGCCCGCGTTGGAGCCTATTATCATGACATAGGAAAAACGAAAAGACCGCAGTTTTTCATCGAAAATCAAATGAGAATCAGCAATCCTCATGACAAAATAGCACCCAAAGTAAGTGCCAGTATTATAATTGCGCACCCTTATGATGGGGCAGAAATGCTTAAAAAGTACCGGCTTCCGAAAGAAATTATTGATATTGCAGAGCAGCATCATGGAACGACTCAATTGAAATATTTTTACTTTAAAGCAAGAGAAAAATCCACCGATGTGAAAGAGAGTGATTATCGTTATCCTGGACCGAAAGCACAGACGAAAGAAAGTGCTGTTTTAGGTGTAGCAGACAGCGTGGAAGCGGCAGTTCGTTCCATGCAGGCGCCGACACAGGAAAAGATAGAAGAGCTTGTAAAGAAAATCATTAACGACAGACTGGAAGACGGGCAGTTCGATGAATGTGATTTGACATTAAAAGAACTTCATACAGCCTATGTATCCATTTGTGAATCATTGAAAGGCACGTTTCATTCCCGAATTGATTATCCGGACGAAAAAGATCTTCCAAAAGTGGAGGGGGAAAACTGA
- the ybeY gene encoding rRNA maturation RNase YbeY, with the protein MNEYEIDITDETGRLTEEQLNLVSEVLQTAFIREGKLPGAEVSVTFVRDENIQTLNRDYRNKNQVTDVLSFALNEGDEEIVGADIPDVMGDIIISADRAEAQAEEYGHSFEREICFLAVHGFLHLSGYVHESETEEKEMFTRQEEILRTHGIEK; encoded by the coding sequence ATGAACGAATATGAAATTGATATTACAGACGAAACAGGCCGTTTAACGGAGGAACAATTGAACTTAGTAAGCGAAGTACTTCAAACAGCTTTCATCAGGGAGGGAAAACTCCCAGGAGCTGAAGTGTCGGTTACGTTTGTCAGAGACGAAAATATTCAAACGCTGAACAGAGACTATCGAAATAAAAATCAGGTAACTGACGTACTTTCTTTTGCGCTCAATGAGGGTGACGAAGAGATTGTCGGAGCCGATATACCGGATGTGATGGGGGATATTATTATTTCTGCAGATCGTGCAGAAGCTCAGGCCGAAGAATATGGACATTCATTTGAACGAGAAATTTGCTTCCTTGCAGTTCATGGATTTCTGCATTTAAGCGGCTACGTGCATGAGAGTGAGACAGAAGAAAAAGAAATGTTCACCAGGCAGGAAGAGATTCTGAGGACCCATGGAATCGAAAAATAG
- a CDS encoding diacylglycerol kinase family protein, with product MESKNRPGYISWSRLKKSFHYASAGIIFAWKNEQNFRIHLTAAILVFIAAQLLNVPPVEQAVLAVAIGAVLCLELLNTSIEHITDFIIQTYDERAKIIKDTAAGAVLVFSLTAAIVGIIILLPKFIHIFY from the coding sequence ATGGAATCGAAAAATAGACCAGGGTATATCTCATGGAGCCGCTTAAAGAAAAGTTTCCACTATGCCTCGGCAGGTATAATTTTCGCCTGGAAAAATGAACAGAATTTCCGTATTCACCTTACTGCAGCCATTCTCGTGTTCATTGCAGCTCAATTGCTTAATGTTCCTCCGGTGGAACAGGCAGTGCTTGCTGTAGCGATAGGAGCAGTTCTTTGTCTGGAACTGCTTAATACATCAATCGAACATATCACGGATTTTATTATTCAGACGTATGATGAGCGTGCAAAAATAATAAAGGACACGGCAGCTGGAGCGGTGCTTGTGTTTTCATTGACCGCTGCCATAGTGGGAATTATTATTTTGCTTCCTAAATTTATACATATTTTTTATTAG
- a CDS encoding cytidine deaminase, which yields MTSKESLLKQAVNARKNAYVPYSNFPVGAALQAENGEVFTGCNIENAAYSMCNCGERTAIFKAVSEGVREFSAIAVCADTEGPVSPCGACRQVMAELLQQNTIVYLTNLKGDVEETTVASLLPGAFSKEDLHG from the coding sequence ATGACATCTAAAGAATCTTTATTAAAACAAGCTGTAAACGCCCGAAAGAACGCCTATGTACCTTACTCAAATTTTCCGGTAGGAGCAGCTCTTCAGGCTGAAAACGGGGAAGTTTTTACAGGCTGCAATATCGAAAATGCTGCATACAGTATGTGTAACTGCGGAGAGAGGACAGCGATTTTTAAAGCCGTTTCTGAAGGCGTTAGAGAATTTAGTGCGATAGCTGTATGTGCAGATACAGAAGGGCCTGTATCTCCGTGTGGAGCATGCAGGCAGGTCATGGCTGAATTACTTCAGCAGAATACAATAGTATACCTTACCAACCTTAAAGGTGATGTAGAAGAAACGACAGTGGCTTCATTACTTCCTGGTGCCTTTTCGAAGGAGGATCTTCATGGATAA
- the era gene encoding GTPase Era has protein sequence MDNENYKSGFVALIGRPNVGKSTLLNQLLGQKIAIMSDKPQTTRNRVQGVYTEERGQIVFIDTPGIHKPKHRLGDFMSKVAQTTLREVDLVLFLVDAKEGKGAGDNFIIERLKGVDTPVFLILNKIDEIHPDELLPLIASYQKEFNFDEVIPVSALEGNNVPTLVDQAFNRLEDGPQFYPDDHITDHPERFLMSEMIREKALHLTREEIPHSLAVEIEQIKPRENSDTVYVGAVIVVERSSQKGIIIGRQGKMLKEIGQLAREDIQNMLGTKIFLELWVKVEKDWRNKPKYLKEFGYDQDEY, from the coding sequence ATGGATAATGAAAACTATAAATCCGGATTCGTCGCTTTAATCGGCAGGCCGAATGTAGGGAAGTCAACATTGCTTAATCAGCTGTTGGGCCAGAAGATTGCTATTATGAGCGACAAGCCGCAGACTACTCGAAACCGGGTACAGGGAGTATACACAGAAGAGAGAGGTCAGATTGTTTTTATTGATACTCCGGGTATTCACAAGCCGAAGCACAGACTTGGTGATTTTATGTCGAAGGTAGCTCAGACTACCCTCCGTGAAGTTGATCTTGTTTTATTTCTAGTGGATGCAAAAGAAGGCAAAGGAGCAGGGGACAACTTTATTATTGAACGTTTAAAAGGAGTGGACACACCGGTATTTTTAATTTTAAATAAAATCGATGAAATCCACCCCGATGAACTTCTGCCTCTAATAGCGTCCTACCAGAAAGAGTTTAATTTTGATGAAGTAATTCCAGTATCAGCTTTAGAAGGAAACAATGTGCCTACGCTTGTAGATCAGGCTTTTAACCGTCTTGAAGACGGCCCTCAGTTTTACCCTGACGATCACATAACAGATCACCCGGAAAGGTTTTTAATGTCAGAAATGATTCGTGAAAAAGCCCTTCATTTAACGAGAGAAGAAATTCCTCATTCTTTAGCCGTTGAAATTGAGCAGATCAAACCGCGGGAAAACAGCGATACGGTCTACGTAGGCGCGGTTATTGTGGTGGAAAGAAGTTCTCAAAAAGGGATAATTATCGGCAGGCAGGGTAAGATGCTTAAAGAAATAGGGCAGCTTGCACGCGAAGATATTCAAAATATGCTTGGAACGAAAATATTTCTGGAATTATGGGTTAAAGTAGAAAAAGACTGGCGTAATAAACCGAAATACCTGAAGGAATTCGGTTATGATCAGGATGAGTATTAA
- the recO gene encoding DNA repair protein RecO, translated as MLQKVEGIVLRTTDYGETNKIITIYSRENGKTALMARGAKKTKSRFSSATQPFVFGVFIFYQSKGMGSLNQADIVDSFRYIRSDLMKTAYASYAVELLDKLTEDKEPNRPLFDLLFQIFDHINKGDDPEVLIRLFETKMLYLSGAPPELRACVNCGNMDNIAVFSLSYGGVLCSECANMETRPVPAGAHTLKLLKLFQQINPSRIGTIKVKKETKDEMKVLLEAYYEEYVGVYIKAKRFIKQMEELEQRNVDTD; from the coding sequence ATGCTTCAAAAAGTCGAAGGAATTGTTCTGCGTACCACCGATTATGGAGAAACTAATAAAATAATAACGATCTATTCCAGGGAAAACGGAAAAACGGCGCTCATGGCCCGTGGGGCTAAGAAAACCAAAAGCCGCTTTTCTTCAGCTACCCAGCCGTTTGTGTTTGGAGTTTTTATTTTTTACCAGTCCAAGGGGATGGGCAGCTTAAACCAGGCGGACATCGTTGATTCGTTTCGCTACATCAGAAGTGATCTGATGAAAACCGCCTACGCTTCATATGCGGTGGAACTGCTCGACAAACTTACGGAGGATAAAGAACCGAACCGGCCGTTATTTGACCTGCTGTTTCAGATATTTGATCATATAAATAAAGGAGATGATCCGGAAGTTCTGATTCGGCTTTTCGAAACAAAAATGCTTTATCTATCCGGAGCTCCACCGGAACTTCGGGCATGTGTAAACTGCGGAAATATGGATAATATAGCCGTTTTTTCACTATCCTACGGAGGAGTATTGTGCAGCGAATGTGCAAATATGGAAACCAGGCCGGTTCCTGCAGGAGCACACACGCTTAAACTCCTTAAGCTCTTTCAGCAGATTAATCCCTCCCGAATTGGAACAATTAAGGTGAAAAAGGAAACGAAAGACGAAATGAAAGTTTTACTGGAAGCCTATTATGAAGAATATGTCGGGGTCTATATAAAAGCGAAAAGATTTATAAAACAAATGGAAGAGCTTGAACAGAGAAATGTTGACACGGATTAA
- the glyQ gene encoding glycine--tRNA ligase subunit alpha, whose translation MNVQEMILTLQDFWGKQNCLLLQPYDVEKGAGTMNPMTFLKSIGPEPWNVAYVEPSRRPADGRYGENPNRLYQHHQFQVIMKPSPDNIQELYLESLQKLGINPDEHDIRFVEDNWEAPTLAAWGLGWEVWLDGMEITQFTYFQQVGGLEADPVSVEITYGIERLASYIQDKENVYDLEWVGDFTYGDVFRQNEYEQSKYAFEVADREMLFQLFATYEKEAKRALDAGLVIPSYDYVLKCSHVFNLLDAQGAISVTERTGYIGRVRNLARNCAKTYYESREALGFPMLKEAEIHE comes from the coding sequence ATGAATGTACAGGAAATGATTCTAACACTGCAGGATTTCTGGGGGAAACAAAACTGCCTTCTGCTTCAACCTTATGATGTTGAAAAAGGGGCGGGAACGATGAATCCTATGACATTTTTAAAAAGTATCGGGCCTGAACCCTGGAATGTCGCCTACGTAGAGCCTTCAAGACGCCCTGCAGACGGAAGGTATGGAGAAAACCCAAACCGTCTTTATCAGCATCATCAGTTCCAGGTAATTATGAAGCCTTCCCCCGATAATATTCAGGAACTCTATCTGGAAAGCCTTCAAAAATTAGGAATTAATCCCGATGAACATGACATTCGCTTTGTAGAAGACAACTGGGAGGCTCCTACTCTTGCCGCCTGGGGACTCGGCTGGGAAGTCTGGCTTGACGGAATGGAAATAACGCAGTTTACCTATTTTCAGCAGGTCGGCGGTCTGGAAGCCGATCCTGTCTCAGTAGAAATCACTTACGGAATAGAACGGCTGGCCTCCTACATTCAGGATAAAGAGAACGTCTACGATTTGGAATGGGTGGGAGATTTCACGTACGGAGATGTTTTCCGGCAGAACGAATATGAGCAGTCAAAATATGCATTTGAAGTAGCAGATCGGGAGATGCTCTTTCAACTATTCGCAACGTATGAAAAAGAAGCGAAAAGAGCTCTGGACGCAGGGCTCGTGATCCCATCTTATGATTACGTCCTGAAATGTTCGCATGTGTTTAACCTGCTCGACGCTCAGGGAGCGATATCTGTAACAGAAAGAACAGGCTATATCGGCCGGGTAAGAAATCTGGCGAGAAACTGTGCGAAAACCTATTATGAATCCCGGGAAGCACTTGGTTTTCCTATGTTGAAGGAGGCAGAAATTCATGAATAA